A stretch of the Prunus dulcis unplaced genomic scaffold, ALMONDv2, whole genome shotgun sequence genome encodes the following:
- the LOC117612836 gene encoding uncharacterized protein K02A2.6-like, with product MKKDAHDFVKRCHTCQIHAKISHRSSTLLQDMRTPWPFHTWGLDLIGTIHPPYDDYIWILTATKYFTKWVKAIPLRKAMGAAISNFIREYIVCKFGIPYKKVTDNGTPFVNKQVSSTLSGYGIKHRRSTPFYPQGNSQAEATNKIILRILSKMVYEYEGGWSVHLLDALWAYRTSPRSATCYSRYSLVYGFDAISPVEITIPTARVSAVNDLEWDVKSCSDWRLLDRKKSRSRKKNGTLPHCSQAYNRTVKPQTFKRGDPVLKVVEHVRRLVSGPSKFAPQWEGMFAVKEVHSSSYYRLIPVKEGMLMDPINGKWLKPYYY from the coding sequence ATGAAGAAAGATGCACATGACTTTGTCAAAAGATGCCACACGTGCCAAATTCATGCTAAGATAAGTCATAGATCTTCTACGTTGTTGCAAGACATGCGCACTCCTTGGCCTTTTCATACTTGGGGGCTTGACTTAATTGGGACAATCCATCCCCCTTATGATGATTACATATGGATTCTCACTGCCACAAAATATTTCACAAAGTGGGTTAAGGCAATTCCTCTTCGAAAGGCGATGGGAGCTGCTATCTCAAATTTTATTCGAGAATACATTGTGTGCAAGTTTGGAATCCCATACAAAAAGGTCACTGATAATGGCACGCCTTTTGTTAACAAGCAAGTGAGCTCGACACTTAGTGGCTACGGTATCAAGCATCGCCGCTCCACACCCTTTTACCCACAGGGAAACAGTCAAGCGGAGGCTACAAACAAAATCATACTGAGGATTTTGAGCAAAATGGTATATGAGTACGAAGGTGGTTGGAGTGTTCATCTACTAGATGCCTTGTGGGCTTACCGCACCTCTCCAAGAAGTGCTACATGTTATTCGCGTTATTCGCTTGTGTATGGGTTTGATGCCATCTCACCTGTGGAAATCACCATTCCCACGGCCAGAGTATCGGCTGTCAATGATCTTGAATGGGATGTGAAGTCATGCTCGGACTGGCGCTTATTAGACAGAAAAAAGAGTAGAAGCCGAAAGAAAAATGGCACTTTACCACACTGTTCCCAAGCATATAACAGGACCGTCAAGCCTCAAACCTTCAAACGAGGAGATCCTGTGCTAAAAGTTGTGGAGCATGTGAGAAGACTAGTGTCGGGACCTTCCAAGTTTGCTCCACAATGGGAAGGCATGTTTGCAGTCAAGGAAGTACATAGCAGTAGCTATTATCGCTTGATCCCCGTCAAGGAAGGCATGCTAATGGATCCCATCAATGGAAAGTGGCTCAAGCCTTACTACTACTAA